In one window of Comamonas testosteroni DNA:
- a CDS encoding 3-hydroxybutyrate dehydrogenase: MLKGKTALVTGSTSGIGLGIAIALARQGANIVLNGFGDVEAPRAQVLDAGKAAGIQVGYHGADMSKTADIEAMMKYAAAEFGRVDILVNNAGIQHVAKVQDFPVEKWDAILAINLSSAFHTTRLALPAMQQANWGRIINVASVHGLVGSAEKSAYVAAKHGIVGLTKVTALENATTGVTCNAICPGWVLTPLVQKQVDAKAAAQGISNEDATRQLLGEKEPSMQFTTPEELGELAVFFCSTAANNVRGVAWNMDGGWAAQ; encoded by the coding sequence ATGTTGAAAGGCAAAACCGCTCTCGTGACGGGATCGACCAGCGGAATCGGCCTAGGTATCGCAATCGCTCTGGCACGCCAGGGTGCCAATATCGTGCTCAACGGCTTTGGCGATGTCGAAGCACCACGCGCCCAGGTACTGGATGCCGGCAAGGCAGCCGGCATCCAGGTCGGCTACCACGGTGCGGATATGAGCAAGACCGCCGACATCGAGGCCATGATGAAATACGCCGCTGCCGAGTTCGGCCGCGTCGACATCCTGGTCAACAACGCCGGCATTCAGCATGTGGCCAAGGTGCAGGACTTCCCCGTGGAGAAATGGGATGCCATCCTCGCCATCAACCTGAGCAGCGCCTTCCACACCACGCGCCTGGCCCTGCCCGCCATGCAGCAGGCCAACTGGGGCCGCATCATCAATGTGGCCTCGGTACACGGGCTGGTCGGCTCGGCCGAAAAATCGGCCTATGTCGCCGCCAAGCACGGCATCGTCGGCCTGACCAAGGTGACGGCACTGGAAAACGCCACCACCGGCGTGACCTGCAACGCCATCTGCCCCGGCTGGGTGCTGACGCCGCTGGTACAAAAGCAGGTGGATGCGAAGGCTGCCGCCCAAGGCATCAGCAATGAAGACGCCACCAGACAGTTGCTGGGAGAAAAAGAGCCTTCAATGCAGTTCACCACGCCCGAAGAGCTCGGAGAGCTGGCAGTCTTCTTCTGCTCGACCGCGGCCAATAATGTGCGCGGCGTGGCATGGAATATGGACGGCGGCTGGGCGGCACAGTAG
- a CDS encoding nuclear transport factor 2 family protein, protein MQTLLDIEEIKQLKARYFRGIDTCNLELLKTVLADDVHIRFDSPTYQYEINGIDEAMTFYRNAFTHRRFGMHNGHTPEIKVDGDAATGIWYLNDLFINLDEQTILTGSALYEDCYIRVADQWRVQRTGYKRLLEMIEPLSSGCRITSQPIASSS, encoded by the coding sequence ATGCAAACTCTTCTGGATATTGAAGAAATCAAACAGCTCAAGGCGCGCTACTTTCGCGGCATCGACACCTGCAATCTGGAACTTCTGAAAACCGTTCTGGCCGATGATGTCCATATCCGCTTCGACAGCCCGACTTACCAATATGAGATCAATGGCATCGATGAAGCCATGACCTTCTACCGCAATGCCTTCACCCATAGGCGCTTTGGCATGCACAACGGGCATACACCGGAAATCAAGGTCGACGGTGATGCGGCTACCGGCATCTGGTACCTCAATGATCTGTTCATCAATCTGGATGAGCAGACCATACTCACCGGCAGTGCGCTGTACGAGGACTGCTATATCAGGGTCGCCGATCAGTGGCGGGTGCAGCGCACGGGCTACAAGCGGCTGCTGGAGATGATCGAGCCTCTGAGCAGTGGTTGCCGCATCACATCGCAACCTATTGCGAGCAGCTCATAG
- a CDS encoding RelA/SpoT family protein, with the protein MKTSDTVTTVSDAAPKLTEPTPHLITATSEVLPDQVNALARARAFAEPLIAGEVMETGENTLTHADAVAAILKKIGGSETMQAAIYLVHASVHLNKPQEVIAKAFGDNFATLAVETIKLIRVQQQAREAELSSQHVDGVATQTENVRKMLLGFSRDLRVVLLRLASRLQTLRYYAAEKSPVSPSIAREALYVFAPLANRLGIWQIKWELEDLAFRFLEPDTYRQIARLLDEKRVEREAYMEQMRARLEADLRAHSISASVQGRPKHIYSIVKKMRGKSLSFDQLFDIRAMRVIVPTVKDCYAALSWVHEQFTPLEKEFDDYIAKPKPNGYQSLHTVVRDETGRTIEIQIRTQAMHDHAEHGVAAHWAYKEAGTKGYAGVSASSEYDAKIAVLRQLLAWGSDLTGSAQRGLFEDRIYVLTPDAAVIELPQGATPVDFAYSVHTSLGHRCRGARVDGAMVPLNTALESGQTVEINTAKEDRPSRDWLNAELGYLVSNRAKAKVRAWFNAQATHETVSRGREAVEKLLQREGKTAIKLEELAAQLGFKSADALFEVVGKDEYSLRNIEVVLRPSEETPEEDAFTPVRKARGHDSSRGGVLVVGVDSLMTQLAKCCKPAPPDEIGGFVTRGKGVSVHRHDCSNFREMMAKSPERVIEVDWGTPKHVDKGGPVYPVDVAVEAADRQGLLRDISDVFAREKTNVIGVQTQSVKGTAWMTFTVEVADSGRLNKVLGIVASVSGVRSARRR; encoded by the coding sequence ATGAAGACCAGCGATACCGTAACCACAGTCTCTGACGCCGCACCCAAGCTCACGGAGCCTACGCCGCATCTGATTACCGCCACATCCGAGGTTTTGCCCGATCAAGTCAATGCGCTGGCGCGCGCGCGTGCCTTTGCAGAGCCGCTGATTGCAGGCGAAGTCATGGAGACCGGTGAAAACACCCTGACTCACGCCGACGCCGTGGCCGCCATCCTCAAGAAGATCGGGGGCTCGGAAACCATGCAGGCGGCCATTTATCTGGTGCACGCCAGCGTGCACCTGAACAAGCCGCAGGAAGTGATTGCCAAGGCGTTTGGCGATAATTTTGCGACCCTGGCGGTCGAGACCATCAAGCTCATTCGCGTGCAGCAGCAGGCGCGAGAGGCCGAGTTGAGCAGCCAGCATGTCGATGGCGTGGCCACGCAGACCGAGAACGTGCGCAAGATGCTGTTGGGCTTCTCGCGCGATCTGCGGGTGGTGCTGCTGCGCCTGGCGTCGCGCCTGCAGACGCTGCGCTACTACGCGGCCGAGAAGAGCCCGGTTTCGCCCAGCATCGCGCGCGAAGCACTCTATGTCTTTGCGCCCCTGGCCAACCGTCTGGGCATCTGGCAGATCAAATGGGAGCTGGAAGATCTGGCTTTCCGTTTTCTGGAGCCCGATACCTATCGCCAGATTGCGCGTCTGCTCGATGAAAAGCGGGTCGAACGCGAAGCCTATATGGAGCAGATGCGCGCGCGCCTCGAAGCCGACTTGCGCGCCCACAGCATCAGCGCCTCGGTTCAGGGGCGACCCAAGCATATCTACAGCATCGTCAAGAAGATGCGCGGCAAGTCGCTGAGCTTTGACCAACTGTTCGATATTCGTGCCATGCGCGTCATCGTGCCTACGGTCAAGGACTGCTATGCAGCCCTTTCCTGGGTGCATGAGCAATTCACGCCGCTGGAAAAAGAGTTCGACGACTACATCGCCAAACCCAAGCCCAACGGCTATCAGTCGCTGCACACGGTGGTGCGCGATGAAACCGGCCGCACCATAGAGATCCAGATCCGTACCCAGGCCATGCACGACCATGCCGAACATGGCGTGGCCGCACACTGGGCCTACAAGGAAGCCGGCACCAAGGGCTATGCGGGCGTGTCTGCGTCCAGCGAGTATGACGCCAAGATTGCCGTGCTGCGCCAGTTGCTGGCCTGGGGCAGCGACCTGACGGGCTCGGCCCAGCGTGGTCTGTTTGAAGATCGCATCTATGTGCTGACTCCCGATGCGGCCGTGATCGAGCTGCCACAAGGGGCCACACCGGTGGACTTTGCCTACTCGGTGCACACCAGCCTGGGCCATCGTTGCCGTGGCGCGCGTGTGGACGGAGCCATGGTGCCGCTGAACACCGCTCTGGAAAGCGGTCAGACGGTGGAGATCAACACGGCCAAGGAAGACCGGCCCTCGCGCGACTGGCTCAATGCCGAGCTGGGGTACCTGGTCAGCAACCGTGCCAAGGCCAAGGTGCGCGCCTGGTTCAATGCCCAGGCCACGCACGAAACCGTCTCGCGTGGGCGCGAGGCCGTTGAAAAGCTGCTGCAGCGCGAGGGCAAGACGGCGATCAAGCTTGAAGAGCTGGCTGCACAGCTGGGCTTCAAGTCTGCCGATGCGCTGTTTGAAGTCGTGGGCAAGGACGAGTATTCACTGCGCAACATCGAAGTCGTGCTGCGTCCCAGTGAAGAAACGCCAGAGGAAGACGCATTCACTCCGGTGCGCAAGGCGCGTGGGCATGACTCGTCGCGAGGTGGAGTGCTGGTGGTGGGCGTCGATTCGCTCATGACCCAGCTCGCCAAATGCTGCAAGCCGGCTCCTCCGGACGAGATCGGAGGCTTTGTGACTCGAGGCAAGGGCGTCAGCGTGCACCGCCACGATTGCTCCAATTTCCGCGAGATGATGGCCAAAAGCCCCGAGCGCGTCATTGAGGTCGACTGGGGCACTCCCAAGCATGTGGACAAGGGCGGACCGGTTTACCCTGTGGACGTTGCGGTGGAGGCGGCCGACCGTCAAGGTTTGCTGCGCGATATCTCTGACGTGTTTGCACGTGAGAAGACCAATGTCATCGGGGTGCAGACCCAGTCCGTCAAGGGAACGGCGTGGATGACGTTCACGGTGGAAGTGGCGGATTCAGGTCGCCTCAACAAGGTACTTGGCATCGTCGCCAGTGTCTCCGGCGTTCGCTCGGCAAGAAGGCGCTGA
- a CDS encoding toxin, translating into MRYLVIGTSGAGKSTFAKRLAHKIHASYIELDSRYWGPGWQAVPPEQFKHSVVEATQGACWVADGNYSAVRDVLWSRATHVIWLNYGRFTVFSRLLRRTLSHGLTRKRLSHGNRESLRMAFFSKDSVLLWSLSTYANNQSKFAALREHREFAHLQWIEFSGPSEASKSLKAIATSPDR; encoded by the coding sequence ATGCGCTATTTAGTCATCGGCACAAGTGGCGCGGGCAAATCTACTTTTGCCAAAAGGCTGGCGCATAAGATCCATGCCTCATATATCGAACTTGATTCGCGCTACTGGGGGCCAGGCTGGCAAGCAGTGCCACCCGAGCAGTTCAAGCATTCAGTTGTTGAAGCTACCCAAGGAGCATGCTGGGTAGCAGATGGAAATTACAGCGCTGTTCGTGATGTGCTCTGGTCACGAGCGACACATGTCATTTGGCTCAACTACGGTCGCTTCACCGTATTTTCTCGCCTGCTCCGTCGCACACTCAGCCATGGCCTTACTCGCAAGCGTCTGTCCCACGGAAATCGGGAGTCATTGCGGATGGCCTTTTTCTCGAAAGACTCGGTGCTTCTCTGGTCTCTATCCACCTATGCAAATAACCAGTCGAAGTTCGCCGCTCTACGCGAGCATAGAGAGTTTGCGCATCTTCAATGGATTGAGTTTTCCGGGCCTTCAGAGGCTTCGAAGTCCCTCAAGGCGATCGCGACCTCGCCAGATCGCTAA
- a CDS encoding nuclear transport factor 2 family protein: MLDLEAIELIKQLKARYFRAIDTCNLELLQGMLTPDIKLAFRSPTYEFHLEGIDKALAFYKTSFTKTRLAMHNGHTPEIEVKGDDATGLWYLNYVFINLEEKTHMHGGAIYEDRYFKRDGRWWIAETGYKTLLETVEPLSEQLQITSKPIN, from the coding sequence ATGTTGGACTTAGAAGCCATTGAGCTGATCAAACAGCTCAAGGCGCGCTACTTTCGCGCCATCGACACCTGCAATCTGGAATTGCTGCAGGGCATGCTGACGCCAGACATCAAGCTGGCTTTCAGAAGCCCGACTTACGAATTCCATCTGGAAGGCATAGACAAGGCGCTGGCCTTCTACAAAACCTCCTTTACCAAGACCCGCCTGGCCATGCACAACGGCCACACGCCGGAGATAGAGGTCAAGGGAGACGACGCCACCGGGCTTTGGTATTTGAACTACGTCTTTATCAATCTTGAAGAGAAAACGCATATGCACGGCGGTGCCATCTATGAAGACCGCTATTTCAAGCGCGATGGCCGCTGGTGGATTGCGGAGACTGGATACAAGACCCTGCTCGAAACCGTTGAGCCGCTGAGTGAGCAGTTGCAGATCACCTCCAAGCCCATCAACTGA
- a CDS encoding DUF1214 domain-containing protein — protein sequence MDTQTINEQLLSGETWSQFCDHLKRCGQQILRPETPADPATRAEGYRYLTRLLRIALEMHVEFADPAFPSFFKTSHETAKIGADNPDNIYEYSRLNGSMKYRIHGNRGTVSYLSFCTQKGGYETDGRMVVTGFLDAPQLKTDQDGNFEIIVSPDPQPGNWLPMEDASVSLLVRQTFMDRKSEVPAKLAIERIGITAPPGPLDPLVLAQSLQRVTSFVENTAKLFADWAQSYQPHSNQLPPADQAYCQSVGGDPNIFYYHSHWELSEDQALVIHIDKVPQCSFWNLQINNYWLESLDYRYHQICINKHQAQYDESGGVTLVLSEKDPGIANWLQTAGLRQGTMCLRWVGATEQCHPTTKVISIGQLLETV from the coding sequence ATGGACACCCAAACCATTAATGAACAACTGCTCAGCGGCGAAACCTGGTCGCAGTTCTGCGATCACCTCAAACGCTGTGGCCAGCAGATTCTGCGTCCCGAAACCCCTGCCGACCCCGCAACGCGGGCAGAAGGCTATCGCTATCTGACCCGACTGCTGCGCATCGCGCTGGAGATGCATGTGGAGTTCGCCGACCCGGCGTTTCCCAGCTTCTTCAAGACCTCGCACGAAACCGCCAAGATTGGCGCAGATAACCCGGACAACATCTACGAATACTCGCGCCTCAACGGCTCCATGAAATACCGTATTCATGGCAACCGAGGCACGGTTTCGTACCTGAGCTTTTGCACGCAAAAAGGCGGCTATGAAACCGATGGCCGCATGGTTGTCACAGGCTTTCTCGATGCGCCGCAGCTCAAGACCGATCAGGACGGAAATTTCGAAATCATTGTCAGCCCTGATCCGCAGCCCGGTAACTGGCTGCCCATGGAAGATGCCTCGGTGTCCTTGCTGGTGCGCCAGACTTTCATGGATCGCAAGAGCGAAGTACCCGCAAAGCTAGCAATCGAACGCATTGGCATCACGGCCCCCCCTGGCCCGCTGGACCCCTTGGTGCTGGCGCAGTCGCTGCAGCGCGTGACATCCTTTGTTGAAAACACCGCGAAGCTTTTTGCTGATTGGGCACAAAGCTATCAACCCCATAGCAATCAGTTGCCGCCAGCCGATCAGGCCTACTGCCAGTCCGTGGGCGGTGATCCCAATATTTTCTACTACCACTCGCATTGGGAACTGAGCGAGGACCAGGCCCTGGTCATTCATATCGACAAGGTGCCGCAATGCTCGTTCTGGAATCTGCAGATCAATAACTACTGGCTGGAGTCTTTGGACTACCGCTACCACCAGATCTGCATCAACAAGCATCAGGCGCAGTACGACGAGAGCGGCGGCGTCACTCTGGTGCTGAGCGAAAAAGACCCTGGCATTGCCAACTGGCTGCAGACAGCCGGTCTACGCCAGGGAACCATGTGCCTGCGCTGGGTTGGCGCCACGGAGCAGTGCCACCCCACCACCAAAGTTATCTCGATAGGCCAGTTGTTGGAGACTGTATGA
- a CDS encoding SIMPL domain-containing protein (The SIMPL domain is named for its presence in mouse protein SIMPL (signalling molecule that associates with mouse pelle-like kinase). Bacterial member BP26, from Brucella, was shown to assemble into a channel-like structure, while YggE from E. coli has been associated with resistance to oxidative stress.) yields MNQFSKSSSSSRTAAAALALAAACAGGNVWAQGAARDMQRPANVVQLSAQGTVEVKQDWMTATLSASKDGRDAASVQSQLQKIVESAMTTLRNDAQGRQMELSTGNFSISPRYGNNGKIEGWQGQAEIVLQGRDFARITQAAAKVQEMTLGSMSFGLSREAREKVEGEAQAKAIENFRQRAAAISKSFGFAGYSLREVNVNSSGGGGHPMPRPRMMSMAKASYADAAPVPVEADRAEVTVSVAGSIQMQ; encoded by the coding sequence ATGAATCAATTTTCCAAGTCTTCCTCTTCCTCTCGCACCGCGGCTGCCGCACTTGCGCTGGCGGCGGCCTGCGCTGGCGGCAATGTATGGGCCCAGGGCGCCGCGCGTGACATGCAAAGACCTGCCAATGTGGTGCAGCTGTCGGCTCAGGGAACCGTGGAGGTCAAGCAGGACTGGATGACGGCAACCCTGTCTGCCAGCAAGGATGGTCGCGATGCTGCGTCCGTTCAGTCCCAGTTGCAAAAGATCGTGGAGTCCGCCATGACCACGCTGCGTAACGATGCACAAGGTCGGCAGATGGAGTTGAGCACAGGTAATTTCTCCATCTCGCCGCGTTATGGCAACAACGGCAAGATCGAAGGCTGGCAGGGCCAGGCCGAGATCGTGCTGCAGGGGCGCGACTTTGCGCGCATCACCCAGGCAGCGGCCAAGGTGCAGGAGATGACATTGGGCAGCATGAGCTTCGGCCTCTCGCGCGAAGCACGGGAAAAGGTGGAGGGCGAAGCCCAGGCCAAGGCCATCGAGAACTTCCGTCAGCGTGCTGCGGCCATCTCCAAGAGCTTCGGTTTTGCGGGCTACAGCCTGCGCGAGGTCAATGTGAACAGCAGCGGCGGTGGTGGGCATCCCATGCCGCGCCCGCGCATGATGAGCATGGCCAAGGCCAGCTATGCCGATGCCGCGCCTGTGCCGGTGGAGGCGGATCGAGCCGAGGTGACGGTCAGCGTCGCTGGCTCGATTCAGATGCAGTGA
- a CDS encoding SDR family oxidoreductase — protein sequence MLLKNKVIIISGIGPGMGIKLALRAAEYQAKAVVLAARTQSMLDETEQAIRDAGYSCEVLKVATDISRPEQCQRLAELTIAKFGRIDALINSAYAHGSWGSSSNSSMDDWRKVMEVNLYGSMNMTQAVVPQMKKQKDGSIVMINTMATRRPNQLEAGYAVSKGALKTAVQYLAEDLGPFGIRVNSTYNGWMWGAPVKGYFQAEAKRQGVPMESLVNVIAQQIPLRNEIPDDADCASAALYLASDYARVVTGAQLDVSGGHYLPH from the coding sequence ATGCTCTTGAAGAACAAAGTCATCATCATCTCTGGCATCGGCCCCGGCATGGGCATCAAGCTGGCCCTGCGCGCGGCGGAATATCAGGCCAAAGCCGTGGTGCTGGCTGCCCGCACGCAGTCCATGCTGGACGAGACGGAGCAAGCCATTCGTGATGCAGGCTACTCCTGCGAAGTCCTCAAAGTCGCCACCGATATCTCCCGGCCCGAGCAATGCCAGCGGCTTGCAGAGCTAACCATCGCCAAGTTCGGTCGAATCGATGCGCTGATCAACTCGGCCTATGCCCACGGGAGCTGGGGCTCTTCGAGCAACTCCTCCATGGATGACTGGCGCAAAGTCATGGAAGTCAATCTCTACGGCTCCATGAACATGACCCAGGCCGTGGTGCCGCAGATGAAAAAGCAAAAAGACGGCAGCATTGTGATGATCAACACCATGGCAACGCGCCGCCCCAATCAGCTCGAAGCCGGCTACGCCGTATCCAAAGGCGCGCTCAAGACCGCTGTGCAATATCTGGCAGAAGACCTTGGCCCCTTCGGCATACGCGTCAACAGCACCTACAACGGCTGGATGTGGGGCGCACCGGTCAAAGGCTATTTCCAGGCGGAAGCCAAGCGCCAGGGCGTGCCGATGGAATCGCTGGTCAATGTAATTGCCCAGCAGATTCCCTTACGCAACGAGATTCCCGACGATGCCGATTGCGCCTCTGCCGCACTGTATCTGGCCAGCGACTATGCGCGCGTGGTGACCGGCGCCCAACTGGACGTCAGTGGCGGCCATTACCTGCCTCACTAA
- a CDS encoding SRPBCC domain-containing protein has protein sequence MTKAANLVTSIKVEINAPASVVWEVLADLENYHLWNRFCPDIRCGLKLNDLVEMKTRHPLTGEVWPVNEYLVAFEPEQLLSWEQRPVPENKDAARRDQYIEAIDANRCTYFTTDQFLGLNADTIMREHGAWVKIAFDQVAVDVKNRSEELHFARTKAAI, from the coding sequence ATGACCAAAGCTGCCAATCTCGTCACCTCCATCAAAGTGGAAATCAATGCACCTGCCAGCGTGGTCTGGGAAGTGCTTGCGGACCTGGAAAACTATCACCTCTGGAATCGCTTCTGCCCCGACATCCGCTGTGGGCTCAAGCTCAATGACCTCGTCGAGATGAAGACCCGCCACCCGCTGACAGGCGAAGTCTGGCCCGTCAACGAGTATCTGGTCGCGTTTGAGCCCGAGCAGTTGCTGTCCTGGGAGCAGCGCCCAGTGCCCGAGAACAAGGACGCCGCACGCCGTGATCAATACATAGAGGCAATTGACGCCAACCGCTGCACCTACTTCACCACCGACCAGTTCCTGGGTCTGAACGCCGATACGATCATGCGCGAGCATGGTGCCTGGGTAAAGATTGCCTTTGATCAGGTGGCGGTCGATGTCAAGAACCGCTCAGAGGAACTGCATTTCGCCCGCACCAAGGCTGCAATCTGA
- a CDS encoding alpha/beta fold hydrolase — translation MNQPTLNYVSCPGASAMAPSWASSQRRQQVEVQPEGTHRMAYWEWNRTGNPRHPHVIVCVHGLSRQGRDFDVLATELSRFARVICPDVVGRGESDWLVEPMGYQVPLYAADMLALLAQLHAQAPIETLDWVGTSMGGLIGMAVLGQPGLPLPVPARRLVLNDVGPAIEWESLERIGSYVGKSLQFPNFESAAAAMRLISEGFGPHTDEQWCRLSQAMIKPDPQGGVVLHYDPRIAAPMAQMTRETAQAGEALLWQLYDQIKAQVLLIRGAESDLLSSPTAKAMTERGPRAHCTELEGVGHAPTLVVPGQVALIQKFLQGDKGLPASISLAQQAQEEAA, via the coding sequence ATGAATCAACCTACGCTGAATTACGTATCGTGTCCCGGAGCCTCTGCCATGGCTCCGAGCTGGGCCAGTTCCCAGCGTCGCCAGCAGGTCGAGGTTCAGCCCGAGGGCACGCACCGCATGGCGTACTGGGAATGGAACCGTACCGGAAATCCAAGACATCCTCATGTCATCGTCTGCGTGCATGGCCTCTCGCGCCAGGGGCGAGACTTTGATGTGCTGGCCACCGAGCTCAGCCGCTTTGCCCGCGTGATCTGTCCCGATGTGGTCGGGCGCGGCGAAAGCGACTGGCTGGTCGAGCCCATGGGCTACCAGGTGCCGCTGTATGCGGCAGATATGCTTGCGCTGCTGGCCCAGTTGCATGCGCAGGCACCGATTGAAACCCTGGACTGGGTGGGCACCAGCATGGGCGGCCTGATCGGTATGGCGGTGCTGGGCCAACCCGGCCTGCCGCTGCCGGTGCCGGCGCGGCGGCTGGTGCTCAACGATGTCGGCCCGGCCATTGAGTGGGAGTCGCTGGAGCGCATCGGCTCCTATGTCGGCAAAAGCTTGCAGTTTCCCAACTTTGAGAGCGCTGCCGCCGCCATGCGCTTGATTTCCGAGGGATTCGGCCCACATACCGATGAGCAGTGGTGCCGGCTCTCGCAAGCCATGATCAAGCCAGATCCCCAAGGGGGGGTGGTGCTGCATTACGACCCCCGTATTGCGGCGCCGATGGCCCAGATGACGCGCGAGACCGCCCAGGCTGGTGAGGCCTTGCTCTGGCAGCTTTACGACCAGATCAAGGCACAGGTCTTGCTTATCAGAGGGGCCGAGTCCGATCTGCTTTCCAGCCCTACCGCCAAGGCCATGACCGAGCGTGGCCCCAGAGCGCATTGCACGGAACTGGAAGGCGTGGGGCATGCTCCGACGCTGGTAGTGCCGGGGCAAGTGGCGTTGATACAAAAGTTTTTACAAGGGGATAAGGGTCTGCCTGCGAGCATCAGTCTTGCGCAGCAGGCCCAAGAGGAAGCTGCATGA
- a CDS encoding sulfotransferase family protein, which translates to MNAPVTPQTLHVEELLQAARERAPGLRDFGNDNYQQALEVLTRALNTEAKLSAAGIAMMRERLVGQLVNRLLMEDYLQRFPEITKIGIEDPLVIVGLPRTGTTMLQRTLAVDPRFYSAAWWETRYPAPLNGEDPQDCEKRITMAKAEVAQTIEAIPQILSIHPMSAMLCDEEFMLMEHSFLCAMDAYADVPSYTAWLDQQDQRPVYTQLKKMLQFLQWQKDQRGEAQGQRWLLKAPQHLHTLEILLSVFPKAQVILTHREPAQTIPSMASMAHTLWQIYSDQPDPSSAGRQWNSRMARGIHHTMQVREQQDSRRFLDIHFLDTVAKPMEVLEAVYQFANMQFTEKARADAKQWLSSNGREKRAGHDYSLETFGLSEQQMQRDYALYRARHLQSQS; encoded by the coding sequence ATGAATGCCCCTGTGACACCCCAAACTCTGCACGTCGAAGAACTGCTGCAAGCTGCACGTGAGCGTGCACCAGGCCTGAGAGATTTTGGCAACGACAACTACCAGCAAGCGCTGGAAGTTCTGACGCGAGCCTTGAACACCGAAGCCAAGCTGTCGGCAGCCGGCATTGCCATGATGCGCGAGCGGCTCGTGGGTCAGTTGGTCAATCGCCTGCTCATGGAGGACTATCTCCAGCGCTTCCCAGAAATCACGAAGATCGGGATCGAAGACCCCTTGGTTATCGTGGGCCTGCCGCGCACAGGCACCACCATGCTGCAGCGAACACTGGCCGTAGACCCTCGCTTTTACTCTGCTGCCTGGTGGGAGACCCGCTACCCTGCACCACTGAACGGTGAAGACCCGCAGGACTGCGAAAAACGCATCACCATGGCCAAGGCAGAGGTCGCCCAAACGATTGAGGCGATTCCCCAGATTCTGTCCATCCACCCCATGAGCGCCATGCTGTGCGACGAGGAATTCATGCTCATGGAGCACTCCTTTCTATGCGCCATGGACGCTTACGCCGATGTGCCCAGCTACACCGCCTGGCTTGATCAGCAGGATCAGCGCCCCGTCTATACGCAGCTCAAGAAGATGCTGCAGTTTCTGCAATGGCAAAAGGACCAGCGCGGCGAGGCGCAGGGCCAGCGCTGGCTGCTCAAAGCGCCCCAGCATCTGCATACATTGGAAATCCTGCTGTCCGTCTTCCCCAAGGCTCAGGTCATCCTGACCCATCGCGAGCCCGCTCAGACCATCCCGTCCATGGCCAGCATGGCGCATACGCTGTGGCAGATCTACAGCGACCAGCCAGATCCGAGTTCAGCAGGCCGCCAGTGGAACAGCCGCATGGCGCGTGGCATTCATCACACCATGCAAGTGCGCGAGCAACAGGACAGCCGGCGCTTTCTGGATATCCACTTCTTGGACACCGTGGCCAAGCCCATGGAGGTGCTGGAGGCTGTGTATCAGTTCGCCAATATGCAATTCACAGAAAAAGCCCGTGCAGACGCGAAGCAATGGCTTTCCAGCAATGGCCGTGAAAAACGTGCTGGCCATGACTACAGCCTGGAGACCTTTGGTCTGAGCGAGCAACAGATGCAACGCGACTACGCGCTATATCGAGCCAGGCATCTGCAAAGCCAAAGCTAA